A stretch of DNA from Mycobacterium senriense:
GGCCGACCTACCCGCTGATGTACCGGGTGTCCTCGGCGCACGAAGAGGGCGGCGAGCGGGTGTTCTCGGTCAATACCGAGGAATTCGTCGGCGAAGACGGTCACGTGACGGGGCTCAAGGCCCACGAGGTGACCATGCAAGACGGCAAGTTCGTCAAGGTGGAGGGCTCCGAGTTCGAACTCGAGGTCGACCTGGTGTTGCTGGCGATGGGATTCGTCGGGCCCGAGAAGGAGGGGCTGCTCAGCGACCTCGAGGTGAAGCTCACCGAGCGTGGCAATGTCGCTCGCGGCGCCGATTTCGACACGTCGGTGCCGGGCGTCTTCGTCGCCGGTGACATGGGGCGTGGCCAGTCGCTGATCGTCTGGGCCATAGCTGAAGGCAGGGCCGCCGCCGCCGCGGCGGACCGATTCCTGATGGGGTCGACCGCGCTGCCGGCGCCGGTCAAACCCACGGCGGTGCCGCTTCAGTAGTAACACCAGTCACACCAGGAACACGCCCGGCTTCGCCCGGCGAGTCTCCCACTGTTTGCCAGACGGTTGGTGTCTAATACTCCGTTGTGAGCCCGCTCACATGGGGGTCACACCGGTTTCTCGGTTGAACGGCCAATCGCAGGAGAGATTCTTGTGCATACTCACCCATTACCTCGTACACGGATGGGGCGAATCGCCTGGTCATGGTTGCGCCACCCGATGAAAAGCCGCGAATTTCCCGCCAAGCACGAGCGTCTGGTGACCGCTCAGGACTTGCTGCTCTTCGGCGCTTGATCGCCCGGCCGACGCCTTTACCGGCGTGAGGCGGGTTTGCTCAGAGTGCGTCCGGTGGGTTTTGCGCCCGGACGACCGGGGATGCGCCCCGAAAGCGGCCTCACCGCTCCCATAGACCCGAGTCGCGGATCACCTCGGCGAGCGGCTCCAGCACGGCCGGGTCGTGCGGCGGCGGCAGGTAGACGATGCCCAGATCCAAGCCTTCGGCGGCCAGCCCGGCGGCGTCCGCGATGACCTTCCCGTAATCGAGATCCGGCTCCAGCCGCAGGTGGGCCGAGAGTGTGATCTCCTTGGGGTCGCGGCCGATGTCCGCGCAGTGCGAGGCCAGCACGTCACGCTTGTGGGCGAACACGTCGGGGGGGCCACCCACGAAATTCCAGTGCTGGGCGTAGCGGGCGGTGATCCGCAGGGTGCGCTTCTCCCCACTACCGCCGATGCAGATCGGCGGATGCGGCCGCTGCGGCCCCTTGGGCTCGTTGCGGGCACCCTTGAGCTGGTAGAACTTTCCGTCGAAATCAGTGGTCTCCTGGCTGAGCAGGCTGGTCAGCACCTCGCACGCCTCCTCGAAGCGGTCGAAGCGTTCCCTGATGCTGCCCAGCTCGATGCCGTAGGCCCCGGACTCCTCCTCGTTCCAGCCGGCGCCGATCCCCAGCTCGAGCCGCCCGTTCGAAATGATGTCGAGGGCGGCCGCCATGTTGGCCAGCACCGCGGGATGGCGGTAGTGGATCCCGGTCACCAGGGTGCCCACCCGCAGCCGCTTGGTGGCCTGCGCGAGCGCGGTCAACGTCGTCCAGCCCTCCAGGCAGGGCCCGCTGCTGTCGGAGAAGATCGGATAGAAGTGGTCGAAGGTCCACCCGGACTCGTAGACCTCGATGTCATCGGCCGCTTGCCAGACGGCCAGCATCTGTGCCCAGGTGGTGTTCTGCGGAGAAGTCTTGAACGCGAATCGCATGCCACCGACGTTAGTCGATGTTTATGAAGGGCAACTAAACTCGGGCGGCGATGACTTCTGGCTCCCTCGGAATAGACACCAAGATCACCGTGCTGGCGGCCGGCCTGATCTTCCTGCTCGCGCTGATCCTGGGCGTGTGGAAATACCGCGAGATGATGACGGCCGAGAACCACCTTGCGCATCCCTACGTGGACATCGCCCACCGGGCGGCGCTGCTGTATTCGTTCGCGACGCTGCTGCTCGCAGTCTTCGTGCAACTGAGCGCCTGGCCGGTGTGGGTGAACCTGACGGCCGCCGGCGTGGTCGTCTTCTTTTTCGTGGCGGCCATCCTGGCCTACATCTACCACGGGGCGCGACGCGACACCGTCAACCAGTTCGAAAACGCCGACCGGAGCATCGCGGTGGCGATGGCGTTGCTGATCGCCGGGGAGATCGGCGGGTTCGGTGTGCTGCTCGCCGGGTTCGTCGCCGGGCAGCTGTTGTGAGCCGGGCGGGCACACTGGAGTCATGGATCCGGTAGCGGCGTTACGGCAGATCGCCTACTTCAAGGACCGGAGCCGCCACGACCCCAGGCGCGTGATGGCGTATCGCAACGCGGCCGACATCATCGAGGGACTTGACGAGGCGAGCCGGGAGCGGCACGGCCAGGCCAACAGCTGGCAGTCGTTGCCGGGCATCGGTCCCAAGACGGCCAAGGTCATCGACCAGGCGTGGTCCGGCCGCGAGCCCGATCTGCTGGTCGAACTCCGGTCCAGCGCCGAGGATCTCGGTGGCGGCGACATCCGCTCCGCGCTGCGCGGCGACCTGCATCTGCACTCCAACTGGTCCGACGGCTCGGCGCCGATCGACGAGATGATGGCGTCCGCCGCGGCGCTGGGGCACGAGTACTGCGCGCTGACCGACCATTCGCCGCGGCTGACCATCGCCAACGGCCTCTCGCCGGAGCGGTTACGCAAACAGCTTGACGTGATCGACGGCCTGCGGGAGAAGTTCGCGCCGATGCGCATCCTGACCGGGATCGAGGTCGACATCCTCGACGACGGCAGCCTCGATCAGGAACCCGAGCTGCTGGAGCGCCTCGACGTGGTGGTGGCCAGCGTGCATTCCAAGCTGTCGATGGACGCCCCGGCGATGACCCGGCGCATGCTGCGCGCGGTGGCGAATCCGCACGCCGACGTGCTGGGTCACTGCACCGGCCGGCTGGTCTCGGGAAATCGCGGCATCCGGCCGGAATCCAAGTTCGACGCCGAGGCGGTGTTCACCGCGTGCCGCGAGCACGGCACCGCGGTGGAGATCAACTCCCGGCCCGAGCGCCGCGATCCGCCGACCCGGCTGTTGAACCTGGCGCTCGAGATCGGGTGCGTGTTCACCATCGATACCGACGCCCACGCGCCCGGCCAGCTGGATTTCCTGGGTTACGGCGCCCAGCGCGCGTTGGACGCGGGCGTCCCCGTCGACCGGATCGTGAACACCTGGCCGGCGGACAAGTTGCTGGAGTGGACGGGGACGAACTGACCACGCTCGCGAGCCGGCTGGAATGCACGCTTGACGGCCGCGATCAACGAGTCCCGTGGCGGCCGTTGTTGAGACCCGCAGAAATGGCAAGCCCCGCAAGGCCCCCGACCGCTGCGAAGGTTCCGCCGACAAAGGCCTTGGCCATGTCCCGCATCGACGCTTCAGCGGCCCCCGGAAGCGAGGTCAGCCAGACTGCGGCGTCGTCGCGTTCGTTGTTGCCATACACCCGCACCGGGCACGGCATCCATGCCCCGATGCCGCGTGCCGGCGCCCGAATCCAACCGATGTCGCTCACGACGGCGCAACCATCGAGCCGCCGCACGTAGTCCAGTCCAAGTCGCGTGTCCGCCCACAATGCACCCGGCGTGATCCGCTCGAAGCCTGGGCCGAATTGATACAACAGCCGCATCCGGGCTCCTGTGCGCCGCGCGCGATCTACCAGCGGCGCAAAGACCCGATCGTAATCTGCCGCCGTCACCGTGCCGACGGCCTCCAGTCCCTGGATGCCATCAGGCAAACTCGTAAGTTCTATCAGCACTACGGCCTTCACTGTCGATCGCGAGATGCCGTACCGGTGATGGCGAGGGCGCCCAGGCACAAGCGACCGGCACGGATCAATCTCCTAGTGCAACTATTGCCTAGTGCTACGGTAGCGTACGCGCTTCGGGCTGGATAGGTGCGCGCTACGCCGCGGGCCTGACCCGGCGGCGGGGAGCAGCGGCATGGCGGCTGGTGCCAATTAGTCGGGCAGGTGCGGCACTTCGAAGCCCCCGTCGCGGCCCAGCAGCACCGCAGGTGTGAGCGCCGACTTGCCGTAGCGGCGGCGCACTCGGTCGATGGCCGCGTCGATGTCGTCGCCCGGCACGCGATGCTTCGGCTCGCCGAAGGGCAGCATCAGCTGCTGGGAGCCGCTGCGGTCGATGCCCGACACCGCGAACCCGACCAACGTCAGGCCGCGCTGCGCGATGAGCGGTGCCGCGTCCGCGACCAGCCGGCGCGCGGCGGCCAGCAGGGGTGCGGTGGACGACGTGGCCCACGGCAACGTGTGCGACCGGGTCACGCGGCCGAAGTCGGCGAAGCGCAGCCGCAGCACCACCGTGCGACCGGTGCGCCCGGCGGCGCGCATGCGGCCGGTGATGCGGTCGATCAGGTTGACCACTACGGCGTCGATCTCGTTGGGCGACATGGTGTTTCCGGCGCGGCCGAGCGCCCGCTGCGCGCCGACGGATCGGCGACGGACCCCGCTGGTCACCCGCCGGCGGTCGATATTGCGCGACAGCGCGTACAGCTGGCGTCCCATCGCACCGCCCACCATGGAGCCCAGCGCGGACTCGCTGAGCTCGGCGACGTCGGCGACGGTCACGATGCCGTGCGCGCGCAGCTTCTCGGCGGTCACCGCGCCCACACCCCAGAGCCGGCGCACCGGCAGCGGCCGCAGGAAGGTCAACTCCCTATCGGGCGGCACCAGCAGCAGCCCGTCCGGCTTGGCCTCCTGGCTGGCGACCTTGGCGAGGAATTTGGTGCGGGCCACGCCGACGGTGATCGGCAGCCCGACGCGGTCGCGCACGTCCACCCGCAGCCGCTCGGCGATCGCGACCGGCGTGCCGCTGACCCGGCGCAACCCGCCGACATCGAGGAAGGCCTCGTCCACCGACAGCGCCTCGACGATCGGGGAGCAATCCCGGAACACGTCGAAGACGGCGTCACTGGCGTGCGAGTAGGCGCTCATCCGCGGGGGCACCACGACGGCCTGCGGGCACAACCGCCGGGCTTGGGATCCGCCCATGGCGGTGCGTACGCCGTAGGCCTTGGCCTCGTAGCTCGCGGCCAGCACTACACCGCCGCCCACGATCACCGGCCGGCCACGCAACGTCGGGTCGTCGCGCTGTTCGACGGACGCATAGAACGAGTCGAGGTCCGCGTGCAGGATGGACGCATCGCACCGCACGAACATATGTTCGCATAGGGCGCCGACAAGCGGCTGTCAGCATGCCTCGCCGTACACGCTGCTGACCCAGATGTGCACCAGCGTGTCGAGCAGCTGCTCGCTGGGCACCGACGGTCGCCCGTCAGCGAACGCGCTGAGCATGACCTTTTCGTTGAGCAGGTTCAGCGCAGCGGACAGGTGGTGGGCCGGCAGCGTCACCGGCGCCGCGCCGCGGGCGCGTTCGGCTTCGATCACGGTGGTGATGTGGTCGACCCATTTCTGCATGAATCGCGACCACAGGTCGTCGACATCCTTGTTGCTGCGCGCGGCCTCGGCGGCCAGTGACACCGCGCGATGCGCCCCGAAGGTCTCGACGAAGACGTTGATCCCGATGCGCCACAACGCTTTGAGGTCGGCGGGTGGGTTGGCGACCAGGGTCTCCAGCGCGGAGTCGGCCTCCATGATCACGCGCTCGAAGAGGGTGAGCAGCACCGCGTCCTTGGACGGGAAATAGAAGTAGAACGTCGGCCGGGAAAGGCCGGCGCCCTTGGCCAGGTCGTCGACGGAGATGTCGGCGAGCGGGCGTTCCCGCAGCAGCTGTTCGGCGGTGGACAGGATGGCCAGTTCGCGGTCGTCGCCGGACGGGCGCGCCGAACGCCTGCCCCGGTGGGTGCGGGCCGAACCGACGCTAGTCACGGCCACTACTTTACACGTTGTCGAAAGTTCCGACACCGTGTTGACTGGCTCAACACGGTGTTGATAGCGTTGCGGTCATGACTGAGCATCTTGACGTCCTCATCGTGGGCGCCGGTATCTCTGGCGTGAGCGCGGCCTGGCACCTGCAGGAACGCTGCCCGACAAAGAGCTACGCCATCCTCGAACGCCGCGCCGACCTGGGCGGCACCTGGGACCTGTTCAAGTACCCGGGCATTCGGTCGGACTCGGACATGTTCACCCTGGGCTTCCGGTTCAAGCCCTGGCGCTCGGCGAAGTCGATCGCCGACGGGGCCTCGATCAAGGCCTACATCAGGGAGACCGCGGTCGAGAGCCAGATCGAGCCGAAAATCCGCTACCGGCACCGGGTGGTGGCCGCCGACTGGTCCGACACCGACAACCGCTGGACCGTGACCGTCGAGAGCGACGGCCAGCAGAGCGAGATCACGTGTTCGTTCCTGTTCGCCTGCACCGGCTACTACAACTACGACGAGGGGTTCTCGCCGACCTTCCCGGGCTCGGACGACTTCGGCGGAACCATCGTCCACCCGCAACACTGGCCCGAGGACCTCGACTACGCGGGCAAGCGGATCGTCGTCATCGGATCCGGTGCCACCGCGATCACCCTGATTCCGGCCCTGGTGAATTCGGGCGCGGGTCATGTGACGATGCTGCAGCGCTCACCGACCTACATCGGATCGCTGCCCGGGGTCGATCCGTTCGCCGAGAAGGCCAACCGGCTGCTGCCCGAGCGCCTGGCGCACATGGCCAACCGCTGGAAAGCCATCGCGTTCAGCACTTTCCAGTACCAGCTGTCCCGCAAGGCCCCGGGCTACATGCGCAAGACGTTGATGACGATGGCGCAGC
This window harbors:
- a CDS encoding STAS/SEC14 domain-containing protein, whose amino-acid sequence is MPDGIQGLEAVGTVTAADYDRVFAPLVDRARRTGARMRLLYQFGPGFERITPGALWADTRLGLDYVRRLDGCAVVSDIGWIRAPARGIGAWMPCPVRVYGNNERDDAAVWLTSLPGAAEASMRDMAKAFVGGTFAAVGGLAGLAISAGLNNGRHGTR
- the dinB gene encoding DNA polymerase IV: MFVRCDASILHADLDSFYASVEQRDDPTLRGRPVIVGGGVVLAASYEAKAYGVRTAMGGSQARRLCPQAVVVPPRMSAYSHASDAVFDVFRDCSPIVEALSVDEAFLDVGGLRRVSGTPVAIAERLRVDVRDRVGLPITVGVARTKFLAKVASQEAKPDGLLLVPPDRELTFLRPLPVRRLWGVGAVTAEKLRAHGIVTVADVAELSESALGSMVGGAMGRQLYALSRNIDRRRVTSGVRRRSVGAQRALGRAGNTMSPNEIDAVVVNLIDRITGRMRAAGRTGRTVVLRLRFADFGRVTRSHTLPWATSSTAPLLAAARRLVADAAPLIAQRGLTLVGFAVSGIDRSGSQQLMLPFGEPKHRVPGDDIDAAIDRVRRRYGKSALTPAVLLGRDGGFEVPHLPD
- a CDS encoding flavin-containing monooxygenase — its product is MTEHLDVLIVGAGISGVSAAWHLQERCPTKSYAILERRADLGGTWDLFKYPGIRSDSDMFTLGFRFKPWRSAKSIADGASIKAYIRETAVESQIEPKIRYRHRVVAADWSDTDNRWTVTVESDGQQSEITCSFLFACTGYYNYDEGFSPTFPGSDDFGGTIVHPQHWPEDLDYAGKRIVVIGSGATAITLIPALVNSGAGHVTMLQRSPTYIGSLPGVDPFAEKANRLLPERLAHMANRWKAIAFSTFQYQLSRKAPGYMRKTLMTMAQRRLPEGYDVEKHFGPRYNVWDERLCLAPDGDFFRTIRHGKADVVTDTIDRFTKTGIKLASGEELTADIIVTATGLNMQLLGGVKPTRNGEVVDLTSLMTYKGMMFSGMPNFAITFGYTNASWTLKADLVSEFVCRLLNYMDANGFDFVEPQHPGKDVDELPFMDFTPGYFRRSMHLLPKSGSRAPWRLKQNYFIDMRTIRRGRVDDEGLKFAKKPAPVAV
- a CDS encoding TetR/AcrR family transcriptional regulator, yielding MAVTSVGSARTHRGRRSARPSGDDRELAILSTAEQLLRERPLADISVDDLAKGAGLSRPTFYFYFPSKDAVLLTLFERVIMEADSALETLVANPPADLKALWRIGINVFVETFGAHRAVSLAAEAARSNKDVDDLWSRFMQKWVDHITTVIEAERARGAAPVTLPAHHLSAALNLLNEKVMLSAFADGRPSVPSEQLLDTLVHIWVSSVYGEAC
- a CDS encoding LLM class F420-dependent oxidoreductase, which encodes MRFAFKTSPQNTTWAQMLAVWQAADDIEVYESGWTFDHFYPIFSDSSGPCLEGWTTLTALAQATKRLRVGTLVTGIHYRHPAVLANMAAALDIISNGRLELGIGAGWNEEESGAYGIELGSIRERFDRFEEACEVLTSLLSQETTDFDGKFYQLKGARNEPKGPQRPHPPICIGGSGEKRTLRITARYAQHWNFVGGPPDVFAHKRDVLASHCADIGRDPKEITLSAHLRLEPDLDYGKVIADAAGLAAEGLDLGIVYLPPPHDPAVLEPLAEVIRDSGLWER
- a CDS encoding PHP domain-containing protein, which translates into the protein MDPVAALRQIAYFKDRSRHDPRRVMAYRNAADIIEGLDEASRERHGQANSWQSLPGIGPKTAKVIDQAWSGREPDLLVELRSSAEDLGGGDIRSALRGDLHLHSNWSDGSAPIDEMMASAAALGHEYCALTDHSPRLTIANGLSPERLRKQLDVIDGLREKFAPMRILTGIEVDILDDGSLDQEPELLERLDVVVASVHSKLSMDAPAMTRRMLRAVANPHADVLGHCTGRLVSGNRGIRPESKFDAEAVFTACREHGTAVEINSRPERRDPPTRLLNLALEIGCVFTIDTDAHAPGQLDFLGYGAQRALDAGVPVDRIVNTWPADKLLEWTGTN